The following are from one region of the Paenibacillus protaetiae genome:
- a CDS encoding LTA synthase family protein: MPASNWFRQTCRFMLQSFQRLKGADFLLFLAVMLLKLYFFDRLIHVQYMDMNQTDALVALGTLALIGFWTLWLPVRGRLIALIIIDFILTFVVYADLIYYRYFQDFISVPVLFQAGQVESLGGSITTLLNIKDAKLLADLPFVFLFLLYLLFRGKRDLPARRRFGWKTAAYRASISIVVFAAGYGFVFGTIKDARSTWAQGLFEQSYWNVSLYNLTGVLGFHGYDIYRYAKQNWLDGGSVSATQAAATLDYMQSRGEARKELEQDKLFGAYKGSNAIVVQAEAFQNFVVGQSIGGQEVTPNINKLIGESAYFSQFYHQTAQGRTSDADFAANCSMQPVTNGSVFIMYAQHQFDCTPSILKDNGYYTAAFHAYDGGFWNRNNMYANMGYDQFNSRKSFIEDEHVGWTVGDKSFFTQSVDLMAKEQQPFYSFLITLSSHHPFTLPDSVKELNTGELDGTLMGDYLQAVHYVDAALGVLVEQMKAKGLWDNTILVFYGDHDNSIKEWDTFEKFLGKKLNKLDREMILKQVPLLVHLPDGAQAGVHPAVGGQLDIAPTIMHLLGISTADQMMLGTPLLTEKPAEHKVIVLRNGSYTDGHVYYMPSTDGLGTGSQCLSIDTGGVAVDLDECRPMTQQVHDELSHSDLIVTNDLIPELHELAATKAKAASEAADASAGKQ; the protein is encoded by the coding sequence ATGCCGGCAAGCAATTGGTTTCGGCAAACCTGCCGTTTTATGCTGCAAAGCTTTCAAAGGCTCAAAGGAGCGGACTTTCTGCTTTTTTTGGCCGTCATGCTGCTTAAGCTGTATTTCTTCGACCGCCTCATTCACGTTCAGTACATGGACATGAACCAGACGGACGCGCTTGTGGCGCTTGGCACCCTTGCGTTAATCGGATTTTGGACATTATGGCTGCCCGTTCGCGGCCGCCTCATCGCTCTGATCATTATCGATTTTATATTAACGTTTGTGGTTTACGCCGATTTGATTTATTACCGCTATTTCCAGGACTTTATTTCCGTGCCGGTGTTGTTTCAGGCCGGTCAAGTGGAGTCGCTGGGCGGCAGCATCACGACTTTGCTGAATATTAAAGACGCCAAGCTGCTTGCGGATTTGCCTTTCGTATTCCTATTCCTGCTGTATTTGCTGTTCAGGGGCAAACGCGATTTGCCTGCCCGCCGCCGGTTCGGCTGGAAAACAGCGGCTTACCGCGCAAGCATCAGCATAGTTGTTTTTGCGGCGGGCTACGGTTTTGTTTTCGGAACAATCAAGGACGCCAGAAGCACTTGGGCGCAAGGGCTGTTCGAGCAAAGCTACTGGAACGTCTCGCTGTACAACTTGACCGGCGTGCTTGGTTTCCACGGCTACGATATTTACCGTTACGCCAAGCAAAACTGGCTGGACGGCGGCAGCGTATCCGCCACACAAGCGGCTGCAACCCTCGACTATATGCAGTCGCGCGGAGAAGCCCGCAAGGAGCTGGAGCAGGACAAGCTGTTTGGCGCCTATAAAGGAAGCAACGCCATTGTGGTGCAAGCTGAAGCGTTCCAGAACTTTGTCGTTGGACAATCCATCGGCGGCCAGGAGGTTACGCCGAATATAAACAAGCTGATCGGGGAAAGCGCCTATTTCAGCCAGTTTTACCACCAGACCGCGCAAGGACGGACATCTGACGCCGATTTTGCAGCCAACTGCTCGATGCAGCCGGTAACGAACGGCTCTGTTTTTATTATGTATGCGCAGCATCAGTTCGACTGTACGCCTTCGATTCTGAAGGATAACGGCTACTACACTGCGGCATTTCATGCGTATGACGGCGGCTTCTGGAACCGGAACAATATGTATGCCAACATGGGATACGACCAGTTTAACAGTCGCAAAAGCTTCATCGAAGATGAACATGTCGGCTGGACGGTCGGAGACAAGTCTTTTTTCACCCAGTCGGTAGATCTGATGGCGAAAGAGCAGCAGCCTTTTTACTCGTTCCTCATTACGTTGTCCAGCCATCATCCGTTTACGCTTCCGGACAGCGTGAAAGAGCTGAATACAGGCGAGCTTGACGGCACGCTGATGGGCGATTATTTGCAGGCGGTCCATTATGTCGACGCCGCATTGGGCGTGCTGGTCGAACAGATGAAGGCAAAAGGGCTGTGGGACAACACAATTCTTGTTTTTTACGGCGATCACGACAATTCCATCAAAGAGTGGGATACATTCGAGAAGTTTCTGGGCAAAAAATTAAACAAGCTGGACCGCGAAATGATTTTGAAGCAGGTTCCGCTGCTTGTCCACTTGCCGGACGGCGCGCAAGCCGGTGTCCATCCAGCTGTCGGCGGACAGCTGGACATCGCTCCAACCATTATGCATTTGCTCGGTATTTCAACCGCGGATCAAATGATGCTCGGCACGCCGCTGCTGACGGAAAAGCCGGCAGAGCATAAAGTCATCGTATTAAGGAACGGCTCCTACACAGACGGGCATGTGTATTATATGCCTTCCACGGACGGGCTGGGTACGGGCAGCCAATGCCTTAGCATCGACACTGGCGGCGTAGCCGTAGATTTAGACGAGTGCAGACCGATGACGCAGCAAGTCCATGACGAGTTGTCCCATTCGGACTTGATCGTGACGAATGATCTCATTCCGGAGCTGCATGAGCTTGCCGCTACCAAGGCGAAGGCGGCAAGCGAAGCAGCAGACGCAAGCGCCGGGAAGCAGTAG
- a CDS encoding PDZ domain-containing protein has protein sequence MLTVQRSRLFYLAGTIGVFIGILAGELIWIADPIRLPGGAEWIDLINPLYYGICLIPLLWLIGAVCSAAAASGLRNRIIGIVSAVLSGGSLIGFFALQRHLLIAVSLLVCAWLWTLVDLFAMEISARASAGSGRRRWPLRSTATLLIILALLVLFGWPTSYRVTYPGLTMPMNRYAHVEGGSSGGSINGVLVFERPAFPADWLYKAVFPDYELDQVGPDEPPLAEQYTEVLEMKNDANSVAGAIAMQRAGVGKGITVQGVKVAAIVAGSPADKLLRAGDVIRQLDGHGIDDLNAMTAYMKQVKAGTEVNVTLNREGKTLTVKVPTKSSEDGDNRAVFGISVQNDLVMDIPLGVSYRHYIAHIGGPSHGAMLTLAILDQLTPGGVTHGINVAGTGTIEADGSVGPVGGVRQKAYTVSRTNADVFFVPADEADEAYQGAPDLNIVPVKTLDDILNWLAAHKKA, from the coding sequence ATGTTGACCGTGCAGCGCAGCCGTTTATTTTATTTGGCAGGCACAATTGGAGTATTCATAGGCATACTCGCAGGCGAGCTGATCTGGATTGCGGATCCCATCCGGCTGCCTGGCGGAGCGGAATGGATTGATCTTATCAATCCGCTTTATTATGGGATCTGCTTGATCCCTTTGTTATGGCTGATAGGAGCTGTCTGCAGCGCAGCTGCCGCCTCCGGGCTTCGGAACCGTATAATCGGGATTGTATCGGCGGTGTTGTCCGGCGGCTCGCTTATCGGTTTTTTTGCACTGCAGCGGCATCTGCTGATTGCAGTAAGCCTGCTTGTGTGCGCTTGGCTTTGGACGCTGGTGGATTTGTTTGCGATGGAAATTTCGGCGCGGGCTTCAGCGGGATCAGGCCGGCGGAGATGGCCGTTGCGCTCTACGGCAACGCTGCTTATCATCCTTGCGCTGCTCGTGCTGTTTGGCTGGCCAACCTCCTACCGCGTTACTTATCCGGGACTGACGATGCCGATGAACCGTTATGCGCATGTGGAGGGCGGTTCTTCCGGCGGCAGCATTAACGGCGTATTGGTATTCGAAAGGCCGGCTTTTCCGGCGGACTGGCTGTACAAGGCGGTATTCCCGGATTACGAGCTTGATCAGGTAGGTCCTGACGAACCTCCGCTTGCAGAACAATATACGGAAGTGCTGGAGATGAAAAATGATGCCAACAGCGTGGCCGGAGCGATTGCTATGCAGCGGGCCGGCGTCGGCAAAGGCATTACTGTGCAGGGGGTCAAGGTGGCGGCGATTGTGGCAGGCAGTCCGGCGGACAAGCTGCTGCGGGCCGGGGACGTGATCCGGCAGCTTGACGGCCATGGTATTGACGATTTGAATGCGATGACCGCTTATATGAAGCAAGTGAAAGCCGGAACAGAGGTGAACGTGACCTTGAACCGTGAAGGCAAAACGCTGACAGTCAAGGTGCCGACCAAATCGTCGGAGGACGGCGATAATCGCGCCGTATTCGGCATTTCTGTCCAAAATGATCTGGTAATGGACATCCCGCTGGGCGTTTCGTACCGGCACTATATTGCCCATATCGGCGGCCCTTCGCATGGAGCTATGCTGACGCTGGCCATACTGGACCAGCTGACGCCGGGCGGTGTCACCCATGGCATAAATGTAGCGGGTACAGGTACGATCGAAGCGGACGGTTCGGTTGGCCCTGTAGGCGGCGTACGGCAAAAGGCTTACACGGTCAGCCGTACGAATGCGGACGTCTTTTTTGTCCCGGCCGACGAAGCGGATGAAGCGTATCAAGGAGCGCCCGACCTGAATATCGTGCCGGTGAAGACGCTGGACGATATTTTGAACTGGCTGGCGGCACATAAAAAAGCATAG
- a CDS encoding DUF1450 domain-containing protein — translation MAVNDIRVCDQCQSVKLKTLLPKLQKLSPDAEIKVGCKSYCGPCKKYAFIYINGRYIKAANEDEAVEKIKPYVK, via the coding sequence ATGGCGGTTAATGACATTCGCGTTTGCGACCAATGCCAAAGCGTGAAGCTGAAGACATTGCTTCCGAAGCTGCAAAAGCTTTCGCCGGATGCCGAAATAAAGGTCGGCTGCAAATCGTATTGCGGCCCGTGCAAAAAATACGCCTTTATTTATATTAATGGCCGTTATATAAAAGCAGCAAACGAAGACGAAGCAGTCGAAAAAATCAAGCCCTACGTGAAATAA
- a CDS encoding iron-sulfur cluster assembly accessory protein has product MKCKISRNAAKILKLELDKPENEGKKVRVYVTHAHGDHAHYGMAIDVPGEKDAVVSTDKDIDVILEEGNAFLDGIRIDYFYVPQEGFEITNPSFGTHNH; this is encoded by the coding sequence ATGAAATGCAAAATTTCGCGCAACGCCGCCAAAATATTAAAGCTTGAATTGGACAAGCCTGAAAACGAAGGAAAAAAAGTACGCGTATACGTAACGCATGCGCACGGCGACCATGCCCATTACGGCATGGCGATTGACGTACCGGGCGAGAAGGACGCGGTTGTATCGACAGACAAGGATATCGATGTCATTTTGGAGGAAGGAAACGCTTTTCTCGACGGCATCCGCATCGATTATTTCTATGTACCGCAAGAGGGCTTTGAAATTACAAATCCATCCTTTGGGACACATAATCACTAA
- a CDS encoding M14 family metallopeptidase — MYGYSRVPGYHFSLFRADCDLLLRKYPFVRAYAVGCSVLGKPLIALRLGEGGRPIHMNGSFHANEWITSALLMRFLDDLAGSYAAGEAGAARLYKETTLWAVPMVNPDGVDLSLFGTTGILPLDRQLLEWNGGSGRFDQWKANIRGVDLNDQFPAGWEEERLRRGVAGPGPRDYAGICPLSEPEAQAMASFTMSIPFDTVIALHTQGKEIYWNYKEYEPADAEELAARLGQASGYKPVKLTDSDAGYKDWFIKRFRRPGFTVEAGEGVNPLPYSDVPAIYAEVKPLLLEAMQWRR, encoded by the coding sequence ATGTATGGCTATTCCCGCGTTCCGGGGTATCATTTCAGCTTGTTTCGGGCGGACTGTGACCTGCTGCTCCGCAAATATCCGTTCGTCAGAGCGTATGCGGTCGGCTGCAGCGTGCTGGGCAAGCCGCTTATTGCGCTCCGTCTGGGCGAAGGCGGCAGGCCTATCCACATGAACGGTTCTTTTCACGCCAATGAATGGATTACATCAGCGCTGCTGATGCGCTTTCTGGACGATTTGGCCGGCTCTTATGCTGCTGGGGAAGCCGGAGCCGCCCGCTTATACAAGGAAACAACGTTATGGGCGGTGCCGATGGTTAACCCGGACGGAGTCGATTTGTCGTTGTTTGGGACAACAGGCATCCTGCCGTTGGATCGGCAGCTGCTCGAGTGGAATGGAGGCAGCGGGCGGTTTGACCAGTGGAAGGCGAATATCCGCGGCGTAGATTTAAACGACCAGTTCCCTGCGGGGTGGGAGGAAGAAAGGCTGCGGCGCGGAGTCGCAGGCCCGGGACCGCGGGATTATGCCGGGATTTGCCCGCTCAGCGAGCCTGAAGCGCAAGCGATGGCCAGCTTCACCATGTCCATTCCGTTTGATACGGTGATCGCGCTTCATACACAAGGCAAGGAAATTTATTGGAACTACAAAGAATATGAGCCGGCCGATGCGGAGGAGCTTGCAGCGCGGCTTGGCCAGGCCAGCGGCTATAAGCCTGTAAAGCTGACGGACAGCGATGCAGGGTACAAGGACTGGTTCATCAAACGTTTCCGCCGCCCGGGTTTTACGGTTGAAGCCGGCGAAGGCGTTAATCCGCTGCCTTACTCGGATGTTCCGGCTATTTATGCCGAAGTGAAGCCGCTTCTGCTCGAAGCGATGCAATGGCGCCGGTGA
- the racE gene encoding glutamate racemase: MQQPIAVLDSGVGGLTVVKEIMRQLPREKVVYFGDTARTPYGPRPSWEVVRFTREIVDYLLQFQPKMIVIACNTATAVALEDIRSRVDVPVIGVINPGARAAVKRTQSGCIGVIGTQGTINSGAYDMALKEITPHVKVISEACPEFVPLVEQGNFRSEETYRTVLSSIGHLRNYPMDCLILGCTHYPFLTETIAEVMGDKVNLISSADETARDISTILHDQGKQARSELMPVHQFFCSGDAGLFKMIAQQWLGEQIQLTPVVWQVKQIG, encoded by the coding sequence GTGCAGCAGCCAATTGCAGTATTGGATTCCGGAGTAGGCGGGTTGACTGTCGTCAAAGAAATTATGCGCCAACTGCCGCGTGAGAAGGTTGTTTATTTCGGGGATACGGCCCGCACGCCTTACGGTCCCAGGCCTTCCTGGGAAGTTGTCCGTTTTACGAGAGAAATCGTGGATTATCTGCTTCAATTCCAGCCCAAAATGATTGTTATTGCTTGCAATACGGCGACAGCGGTAGCGCTGGAAGATATCCGCTCCCGGGTGGACGTTCCGGTTATCGGCGTCATTAATCCCGGGGCGAGAGCGGCGGTCAAGCGTACGCAATCCGGTTGTATCGGCGTGATTGGTACGCAAGGCACGATCAACAGCGGCGCCTACGATATGGCGTTAAAGGAAATAACACCTCATGTGAAAGTGATCAGTGAAGCTTGTCCGGAGTTTGTCCCCCTTGTAGAGCAAGGCAATTTCCGTTCAGAGGAGACGTACAGAACCGTGTTGTCTTCGATTGGCCATTTGCGCAATTATCCGATGGATTGCCTTATTTTAGGCTGTACGCATTATCCTTTTCTAACAGAAACGATTGCGGAAGTGATGGGGGACAAAGTGAATTTAATCAGCTCGGCGGATGAAACCGCTCGTGACATCAGCACGATTCTCCATGATCAAGGCAAGCAGGCGCGGTCGGAATTAATGCCGGTTCACCAGTTTTTTTGCAGCGGGGATGCCGGCCTGTTCAAAATGATTGCCCAGCAATGGCTTGGGGAACAAATTCAATTAACTCCGGTTGTATGGCAGGTCAAGCAAATCGGATAA
- a CDS encoding YtxH domain-containing protein, whose product MSTRKQGKGFWLGALAGGVAGSIAALLLTPKTGKEMRHDISVGAHKVGDVTVKVASQVGETASDMAEKAKQMGSKVASTVKSWRGAGTEEELAAVSSHHSRQEELELAFSDLELFGEGKDETDSDPARS is encoded by the coding sequence ATGTCTACTCGCAAGCAAGGAAAAGGATTTTGGTTAGGCGCATTGGCAGGAGGGGTTGCAGGCTCTATCGCAGCTTTGCTGCTTACTCCAAAAACGGGAAAAGAAATGCGGCATGATATTTCGGTTGGGGCACATAAGGTTGGGGATGTTACGGTGAAAGTTGCCAGCCAAGTAGGCGAAACGGCATCCGATATGGCGGAAAAAGCAAAACAAATGGGAAGCAAAGTGGCCAGTACGGTGAAATCGTGGCGCGGCGCCGGCACCGAAGAGGAGCTTGCTGCTGTCAGCAGCCACCATTCCCGCCAGGAAGAACTGGAGCTTGCATTTTCTGATCTGGAGCTATTCGGAGAAGGCAAGGACGAAACGGACAGCGATCCGGCCCGCTCATAA
- a CDS encoding DUF86 domain-containing protein, with product MYYVNEEQIAIRLQTIPAVAEALNKLSAEWSGTLIEGLAQERALHLAIETVTDVGSFLIDGFILRDASSYEDIIDIIGEAGAFPEHLSETLTELVKLRKPLVQDYFELDRTQLHPLTGQLGAVLHAFKDAVEQYLKDEL from the coding sequence ATGTACTACGTAAACGAAGAGCAAATCGCGATCCGGCTGCAGACGATTCCGGCGGTTGCGGAAGCGCTGAACAAGCTGTCCGCGGAGTGGAGCGGGACGCTGATTGAAGGGCTGGCCCAGGAGCGCGCGCTTCATCTGGCAATCGAAACGGTAACGGATGTAGGCAGCTTTTTGATCGACGGTTTTATTTTGCGGGATGCCAGCAGCTATGAGGACATCATTGATATTATCGGGGAAGCTGGAGCGTTCCCGGAGCACCTGTCCGAGACGCTTACGGAGCTGGTTAAGCTGCGCAAGCCGCTTGTGCAGGATTATTTTGAGCTAGACCGTACACAGCTTCATCCGTTAACAGGGCAGCTTGGAGCTGTACTGCATGCTTTTAAAGACGCCGTTGAACAGTATTTGAAGGACGAGCTGTAA
- a CDS encoding Dabb family protein, protein MITHIVFFKLKDGSAENVERTAQVLRDMKGKIDVLKSIEVGIDVVHSARSYDIALVTTFDSLEALEAYQVHPVHQKVIVHMNEVRESSVSVDYES, encoded by the coding sequence ATGATTACACATATCGTGTTTTTTAAGCTGAAGGACGGCAGCGCCGAGAATGTGGAACGTACAGCTCAGGTGCTTCGGGATATGAAAGGGAAGATTGATGTGCTGAAGTCGATCGAAGTGGGCATTGATGTGGTGCATTCCGCCCGTTCCTACGATATCGCGCTGGTGACAACATTTGATTCGCTTGAAGCGCTGGAAGCTTACCAGGTACATCCGGTCCATCAGAAAGTGATTGTACATATGAACGAAGTGCGCGAGTCTTCGGTCAGCGTGGATTATGAATCTTAA
- a CDS encoding cytochrome C oxidase subunit II yields MHKWVMFVLFIAASLLGVYLLTFGLPEKPVDESASLPEGMTLLKVSASNDFVYDQDVYTVKVGDKVRLKLSNKSGIHGLKIEDLNVDLEGDHLQQDIEFTKPGEYVMHCSVPCGVGHATMTAKLIVEGS; encoded by the coding sequence ATGCACAAATGGGTTATGTTTGTCCTATTCATTGCCGCCTCGCTTCTGGGAGTGTACTTGCTGACATTCGGATTGCCTGAGAAACCAGTTGACGAAAGCGCTTCGCTGCCGGAAGGGATGACGCTGCTTAAAGTGTCTGCCTCCAACGATTTTGTGTATGACCAAGATGTTTATACGGTTAAAGTAGGAGATAAGGTTAGACTGAAGCTTTCGAACAAAAGCGGTATCCATGGCTTGAAAATCGAAGATCTGAACGTGGATTTGGAAGGCGATCATCTTCAGCAGGATATTGAGTTCACGAAACCGGGAGAATATGTGATGCATTGCTCGGTGCCATGCGGGGTTGGCCACGCGACCATGACGGCCAAGCTTATTGTAGAAGGTTCATAA
- a CDS encoding DeoR/GlpR family DNA-binding transcription regulator, translated as MLMGTRRHEIMRMLEQQNQVTIVELAEKFRVSSMTIRRDLDLLQSEGKIQRSHGGAVRIQTFAGASYEYRSQQNQPLKSAIAKEAAKHVQDGMSLILDAGSTIAALIDELEPFRHLKIITRDLNTALLLANEKRFATFDVYCTGGRLSKWAGSLDGLYTEKMLAGVTADITFSSCEAVSLVKGAMAWSPVIVGAKQAAMSAAGKNILLADSTKFGYHSFAIFSALDQFDSVITDDRLDEFEISRFRAAGLPLTVARTSL; from the coding sequence ATGCTGATGGGCACAAGGCGGCATGAAATAATGCGGATGCTGGAGCAGCAAAATCAGGTCACGATTGTGGAGCTTGCTGAAAAATTCCGGGTTTCCTCCATGACGATCCGGCGCGATCTGGATTTGCTGCAGTCCGAGGGGAAAATTCAGCGTTCCCATGGCGGAGCGGTCCGGATTCAGACTTTCGCGGGAGCCAGCTACGAATACCGGTCTCAGCAGAACCAGCCTTTGAAGTCCGCCATTGCGAAAGAAGCGGCGAAGCATGTGCAGGACGGCATGAGCCTGATTCTGGACGCCGGCTCGACGATTGCCGCTTTAATTGATGAGCTGGAGCCGTTCCGCCATCTGAAAATCATTACCCGCGATTTGAACACGGCGCTGCTGCTGGCGAACGAGAAGCGTTTTGCGACATTTGATGTCTACTGCACCGGCGGCCGCCTCAGCAAATGGGCAGGCAGCCTCGACGGGCTGTATACGGAAAAAATGCTTGCCGGCGTAACGGCGGACATTACGTTCTCTTCTTGCGAAGCGGTATCGCTCGTCAAAGGGGCGATGGCGTGGTCGCCCGTAATCGTTGGCGCCAAGCAGGCGGCGATGAGCGCGGCCGGCAAAAATATTTTGCTTGCGGATTCCACGAAATTCGGGTATCACTCGTTTGCCATTTTTTCTGCTCTGGATCAATTTGACAGCGTTATTACGGATGATCGGCTGGATGAATTCGAAATCAGCCGCTTCCGTGCCGCCGGGCTGCCGCTGACGGTGGCCAGAACCAGTCTATAA
- a CDS encoding fumarylacetoacetate hydrolase family protein, with protein MKLATISVRGIEQAAVVTPGGYVLMETVNQLEGTGWSTDMFELVASGQLAGLTDWYNEGGWEALEGLERVALSEAQAAPLYRHPRKIWGIGMNYVTDPEELKHVPEGSEPVSFMKPDTTIIGPGNAIRLPVQSAEVTAEAELAIIIGKECRSIEAEEAGAYIAGYAAALDVTAADIHARNQRFLTRAKSFDTFFSFGSELLTADAVDDVAALQVETWHNGEQRHVNVISNMRYQPSLIVAFHSQVMTLLPGDVILTGTPGAVLIRDGDTVQCRISGGLSPLCNPVSV; from the coding sequence ATGAAGCTGGCGACGATAAGCGTACGGGGCATAGAGCAAGCGGCAGTCGTAACGCCGGGCGGTTACGTGTTAATGGAGACGGTCAATCAGCTGGAGGGAACGGGCTGGAGCACCGATATGTTTGAGCTGGTGGCCAGCGGACAGCTGGCGGGTCTAACCGACTGGTACAACGAAGGCGGCTGGGAAGCGCTTGAAGGGCTGGAGCGCGTTGCGCTTTCCGAAGCGCAGGCCGCTCCTCTTTACCGCCATCCTCGCAAAATATGGGGCATCGGCATGAATTATGTGACGGATCCCGAGGAGCTGAAGCATGTGCCGGAAGGGTCCGAGCCGGTCAGCTTTATGAAGCCGGACACGACGATCATTGGCCCCGGGAATGCGATACGGCTGCCTGTACAGTCGGCCGAAGTCACGGCGGAAGCCGAGCTTGCAATCATCATCGGCAAAGAATGTCGCAGCATCGAAGCGGAAGAGGCCGGCGCGTATATCGCCGGTTATGCGGCGGCGCTTGATGTGACGGCAGCGGACATTCACGCCCGCAATCAGCGTTTTCTCACCCGCGCCAAAAGCTTCGATACCTTTTTCAGCTTTGGATCGGAGCTGCTGACAGCGGATGCGGTAGACGATGTGGCGGCGCTGCAGGTGGAAACGTGGCATAACGGCGAGCAACGGCATGTGAATGTAATCTCTAACATGCGGTATCAGCCGTCGCTGATCGTGGCGTTCCATTCGCAGGTTATGACGCTGCTGCCGGGAGATGTCATTCTCACAGGCACGCCGGGGGCGGTCCTGATTCGGGACGGCGATACCGTGCAATGCCGGATTAGCGGCGGGTTAAGCCCGTTATGCAACCCGGTATCCGTTTAG
- a CDS encoding creatininase family protein: MFTRYEGTAWESKFLPRLTRKQIGELPKEKALVVLSIGAVEQHGDHMPVMTDALIGEATLTEALEKLDPAEQVWVIPPISYGKSNEHIGIPGTISLSAATLAGIVKDIAASLQASGFRRLLLFNTHGGNMDLLNVISREIRIATGMMVFYLSPSSLDAASDLMAPEELEFGIHGGDYETSIAMHVKPDWVQEQYRVKEMPRMERFDYLTLESKIRFAWKMDDISASGILGDATAATAEKGRIIQERVTDILAKAFAELSRFEIDEFLQVK; the protein is encoded by the coding sequence ATGTTTACACGATATGAAGGAACGGCGTGGGAAAGCAAATTTTTACCGCGCTTAACCCGCAAGCAGATTGGCGAGCTGCCTAAAGAAAAGGCGCTCGTCGTCTTAAGCATCGGGGCGGTTGAGCAACACGGCGACCATATGCCGGTCATGACGGATGCGCTGATCGGGGAAGCGACTTTAACAGAGGCGCTGGAGAAGCTGGACCCGGCCGAGCAGGTATGGGTTATTCCTCCGATTTCCTATGGCAAAAGCAATGAGCATATCGGCATCCCCGGCACGATTTCGCTGTCGGCCGCCACGCTGGCCGGCATCGTCAAAGATATCGCGGCAAGCCTTCAGGCGAGCGGGTTCCGCAGGCTGCTGCTGTTTAATACTCACGGCGGCAATATGGATTTGCTGAACGTTATTTCGCGGGAGATCCGGATTGCGACGGGCATGATGGTCTTTTATTTGTCGCCAAGCAGCCTGGACGCTGCTTCGGATTTGATGGCGCCGGAGGAGCTGGAGTTTGGCATTCACGGCGGCGATTACGAGACGTCGATCGCCATGCATGTGAAGCCGGATTGGGTGCAGGAACAATACCGGGTGAAGGAAATGCCGCGTATGGAGCGGTTTGATTATTTGACGCTGGAGAGCAAAATCCGGTTTGCGTGGAAAATGGACGATATTTCCGCCAGCGGCATTTTGGGGGATGCGACCGCTGCGACGGCGGAGAAAGGCCGGATTATTCAGGAGCGCGTTACCGATATTTTGGCCAAAGCGTTTGCGGAATTAAGCCGGTTTGAAATCGACGAATTTTTGCAGGTGAAATAA